One segment of Vicia villosa cultivar HV-30 ecotype Madison, WI unplaced genomic scaffold, Vvil1.0 ctg.000168F_1_1, whole genome shotgun sequence DNA contains the following:
- the LOC131624913 gene encoding anaphase-promoting complex subunit 6-like, with translation MREEEIEKLRGVVRDCVSKHLYSSAIFFADKVAAFTNDPADIYMQAQALFLGRHYRRAFHLLNASKIVLRDLRFRYLAAKCLEELKEWNQCLSMLGEAKVDDNGNVYDTKDSNVMYLDKDSEDREINISSAICFLRGKAYEALENRSQARLWYKAAIKADPLCYEALECLIENHMLTCDEETNLISSLQFGSEDGWLSSFYSCLVKKYDKEIVVEAKFRHLENESCKTDQSNPSFCRTLKTNTDLLACKAEYYHQCGEYQKCFELTFVLLEKDPFHIKSTLVHLAAAMELGNSNELYLMACNLVKDYPQKALSWFAVGCYYYCIKKYDQSRRYFSKATSLDGTFPPAWIGYGNAFAAQEEGDQAMSAYRTAARLFPGCHLPALYIGMECMRTHSYKLAEQFFMQAKSICSSDPLVYNELGVVAYHMKEYKKAVWWFEKTLALIPTTLSEMWEPTVVNIAHACRKLEMYPEAISYYEKALALSTTSVSTYAGLAYTYHLQDDFTTAITYYHKALWLKPDDQFCTEMLSWALIDESRNCAESHLEFR, from the exons ATGAGGgaggaagagatcgagaagctTCGAGGAGTAGTGAGAGACTGCGTCAGTAAGCACCTCTACTCCTCCGCGATCTTCTTCGCCGACAAAGTCGCCGCCTTCACCAACGACCCCGCCGATATTTACATGCAAGCACAGGCTCTCTTCCTCGGCCGCCATTACCGCCGCGCTTTCCATCTCCTCAACGCCTCCAAAATCGTCCTCCGTGACCTTCGCTTCCGCTACCTCGCCGCCAAGTGCCTC gaggaattgaaggagtggaaTCAATGTCTATCAATGCTTGGTGAAGCTAAAGTGGATGACAATGGAAATGTTTATGATACTAAGGACTCTAATGTTATGTACTTGGATAAAGATAGTGAAGATCGTGAAATCAAT ATATCTTCTGCAATATGTTTTTTGAGAGGCAAAGCATATGAAGCTCTTGAAAACCGTTCGCAGGCTCGATTGTG GTACAAAGCAGCTATAAAAGCGGATCCCTTATGCTATGAG GCTTTGGAATGCCTTATTGAAAATCACATGCTTACATGTGATGAAG AAACTAATTTGATCTCATCATTGCAATTTGGAAGTGAGGATGGATGGCTTTCATCATTTTATTCTTGTTTGGTTAAGAAG TATGACAAAGAAATTGTTGTAGAAGCCAAGTTTAGACATCTTGAGAACGAGAGCTGTAAAACTGACCAGTCTAATCCTTCTTTCTGCCGCACACTGAAAACCAATACTGATCTATTGGCCTGCAAAGCCGAATACTATCATCAGTGTGGTGAATATCAGAAATGTTTTGAATTAACATTTGT TTTGCTTGAGAAGGATCCTTTTCATATCAAGAGCACATTAGTACATCTGGCAGCTGCTATGGAGCTTGGGAATTCAAATGAACTCTATCTGATGGCATGCAATTTAGTGAAGGATTATCCTCAAAA GGCTTTATCATGGTTTGCTGTTGGTTGCTATTACTATTGTATCAAGAAATATGACCAGTCCCGCCGTTATTTCAG CAAGGCGACAAGTCTAGATGGAACATTTCCCCCTGCATGGATAGGCTATGGGAATGCCTTTGCAGCTCAAGAAGAAGGTGATCAGGCTATGTCAGCTTACCGCACTGCAGCTCGATTATTTCCTGG GTGCCATTTACCAGCTCTTTATATTGGAATGGAATGCATGCGGACTCACAGCTATAAGCTTGCTGAACAG TTTTTCATGCAGGCGAAGTCAATTTGCTCATCGGATCCACTTGTGTATAATGAGCTAGGAGTTGTTGCCTATCATATGAAAGA GTATAAGAAAGCAGTATGGTGGTTCGAGAAAACGTTAGCCCTCATCCCGACCACTTTAAGTGAAATGTGGGAGCCAACTGTAGTCAATATTGCTCATGCATGCAGAAAGTTGGA GATGTACCCAGAAGCAATTTCATATTATGAGAAAGCACTTGCATTATCAACAACAAGTGTTAGCACTTATGCTGGTCTTGCATATACTTACCACTTACAG GATGATTTCACAACAGCTATTACATATTATCACAAA GCATTGTGGCTGAAGCCAGATGATCAGTTCTGCACTGAAATGTTAAGCTGGGCTTTAATAGATGAAAGCAGAAACTGCGCTGAATCTCACCTTGAATTCCGATGA